In Chrysemys picta bellii isolate R12L10 chromosome 3, ASM1138683v2, whole genome shotgun sequence, a single genomic region encodes these proteins:
- the LOC135982639 gene encoding uncharacterized protein LOC135982639 yields the protein MQSSPAVMAVQSVNRKRAPAWTDREVLDLIAVWGDESVLSELRSKRRNAKIYEKISKDMAERGYSRDATQCRVKIKEMRQGYQKTKEANGRSGSHPQTSRFYEALHSILGAAATTTPPVTVDSEDGILSTAGSSDMLGDGEDEEGDEEGEAVGSSHNADFPDSQDLFITLTEIPYEASPAVTPDTESGEGSATPSATVSQPSLESHSQRLARIRCRKKRTREDMFSELMACSQAQAAQQTQWRENLTRMHQANMDREERWRQEDQQATQTLLGLLREQTDTLRRLVDVLQERRQEDRAPLQSICNRPPPPPSPIPTSPKVQRRRGGRVPANSHSTPAESSSSRRLSFPKI from the exons atgcagagctctccagcagtgatggccgtgcagtctgtgaatagaaagagagccccagcatggactgatcgtgaagtcttggatctcatcgctgtgtggggcgatgagtccgtgctttctgagctgcgatccaaaagaaggaatgcaaagatctacgagaagatctctaaagacatggcagagagaggatacagccgggatgcaacgcagtgccgcgtgaaaatcaaggagatgagacaaggctaccagaagaccaaagaggcaaacggacgctccggatcccatccccagacatcccgtttctacgaggcactgcattccatcctcggtgcggccgccaccactaccccaccagtgaccgtggactctgaggatgggatactgtccacggccggttcctcggacatgttaggggacggggaagatgaggaaggagatgaggagggcgaggcagtcggcagctctcacaacgctgatttccccgacagccaggatctcttcatcacccttacagagatcccctacgaagcgtccccagccgttaccccggacacagaatctggtgaaggatcagcca ccccgtctgcgactgtctcacaacctagcctggaatcacactcccagaggctagcgcggattaggtgtaggaagaagaggacacgggaggacatgttctctgagcttatggcctgttcccaagcccaggcagcacagcagacccagtggcgggagaacttgacccgaatgcaccaagccaacatggatcgggaggagaggtggcggcaggaagaccagcaggcgactcaaacgctgcttggactactgagggagcaaacggacacgctccggcgccttgtggatgttctgcaggaacggaggcaggaggacagagccccgctgcagtccatctgtaaccgccctcccccgccaccaagtcccatacccacctcacccaaagtgcaaagaaggagaggcggcagagtccctgctaactctcactccacccctgcagagagctctagtagcagaaggctctcatttcccaaaatttga